In Musa acuminata AAA Group cultivar baxijiao chromosome BXJ2-3, Cavendish_Baxijiao_AAA, whole genome shotgun sequence, the following proteins share a genomic window:
- the LOC103977041 gene encoding phytolongin Phyl1.2-like, which yields MSPFPDPNPILYACVAHGTTILAELSSAEAGGGDDDLPLGHAAGCLATVPRFHRHYSHTAGGRIYAFLMAEPLVFFAIADEAVLGKPRALLFLRRLRDAFSSSAVRRRRTAVGGDGSDPLPHLCLQEDFLPELRRLVQSVPSQDEEPPPPRPCLPPPAASPRPSDSDEDQKVKEKKGGKGKRKMVISVVNRDVVDSDPGNGGSKSVQKVWRQHVRTIILIDLVVCCFLLGVWVSICRGFECITN from the coding sequence ATGAGTCCCTTCCCCGATCCCAACCCCATCCTCTACGCATGTGTCGCCCACGGCACCACCATCCTTGCGGAGCTCTCATCCGCCGAAGCCGGCGGCGGCGATGATGATCTCCCCTTGGGGCACGCCGCCGGTTGCCTCGCGACAGTGCCTCGATTCCACCGCCATTACTCCCACACAGCCGGTGGCCGGATCTACGCCTTCCTCATGGCCGAACCCCTCGTCTTCTTCGCCATCGCCGACGAGGCCGTCCTCGGCAAGCCCCGGGCACTCCTCTTCCTCCGCCGCCTCCGCGACGCCTTCTCGTCCTCGGCCGTCCGCAGACGCCGCACCGCCGTCGGAGGCGATGGATCCGATCCCCTCCCCCACCTCTGCCTCCAGGAGGACTTCCTCCCGGAGCTCCGCCGTCTCGTGCAATCGGTTCCCTCCCAGGACGAGGAGCCGCCCCCGCCGCGCCCTTGCCTTCCGCCGCCGGCCGCTAGCCCTCGGCCCTCGGACTCCGACGAGGACCAGAAAGTGAAGGAGAAGAAGGGGGGGAAGGGAAAGAGGAAGATGGTGATTTCGGTCGTCAATCGCGACGTTGTGGATTCCGACCCTGGAAATGGTGGGTCGAAATCGGTGCAGAAAGTCTGGCGGCAGCATGTCCGGACTATAATTCTCATCGATCTCGTGGTGTGCTGCTTCCTCCTTGGGGTTTGGGTATCTATCTGTAGGGGTTTCGAGTGCATCACCAATTAA